GACCAATCCCGACACCAAGTACCGTCCGTTTTCCCTCGGCGTCAACATGTCCGACCGCACCTGGCCGGACAAGGTGACCACGAAAGCGCCGCGCTGGCTCTCCACCGATCTGCGCGATGGCAATCAGGCGCTGGCCGATCCGATGGATGTCGACAAGAAGCTGATGTTCTTCAAGCTTCTCCTCAGCGTGGGCCTCAAGGAGATCGAGGTCGGCTTCCCGTCGGCATCGCAGACCGAGTTCGATTTCGTGCGCAAGCTGATCGAGGAAAACCTGATTCCCGACGACGTCACCATCCAGGTGCTGACGCAATCGCGCGAAGACCTGATCAAGCGCTCGTTCGAGGCCCTGCGCGGCGCCAAGAAGGCGATCGTGCACCTCTATAATGCGACGAGCCCCCTCTTCCGCCGCGTCGTGTTCAACATGGACAAACCAGACGTGCTGGCATTGGCGCGCAAGGGTATGGGCCTGCTGGTCGCCGAGGCCGCCGCGCAACCGGAAACCGAATGGGGCTTCGAGTACAGCCCGGAAACCTTCACTGCCACCGAGCCCGAGTTCGCGCTTGAGGTCTGCAACGCCGTGATCGAGGTTGTGCAGCCGACGCCATTAAAGCCTTTGATCCTCAACCTACCAGCCACGGTCGAGGTTGCCGGTCCGCACACCTATGCCGACCAGATCGAATGGTTCTGCCGCCATATCAGCAAGCGCGACAGCGTGGTCATCAGCCTGCACCCGCACAATGACCGCGGCACCGGCACCGCGGCGGCCGAACTGGCCCTGCTGGCCGGCGCCGACCGCATCGAAGGCTGCCTGTTCGGCAATGGCGAACGCACCGGCAATGTCGATTTGGTGACGCTGGCGCTCAATCTCTATACGCAGGGCGTGTCGCCGGAGCTCGACTTCTCCCATATGCGCGAGGTGGTGAAGACGGTCGAACACTGCAACAATATCCCGGTGCATCCGCGCCACCCCTACGCCGGCGAACTGGTTTTTACCGCCTTCTCAGGCTCGCACCAGGACGCCATCAAGAAGGGCTTCGCGGCCCACGAGAAGCGTAACGACGGCTATTGGGAAATGCCCTATCTGCCGATCGATCCGGCCGATCTCGGCGAGAGCTACGAGGCCGTGATCCGCGTCAACTCCCAGTCCGGAAAGGGGGGGATAGCGTGGATTCTTGAGCAAAATCATGGCCTGAAGCTGCCCCGCCGGTTTCAGGTAGACTTCTCGAAGAAGATTCAGGACATTACCGACGCCTCGGCCAAGGAAGTCAGTGGCACGGATCTGTGGGACGCCTTCCAGGCGGCTTACCACCTGACCGGGCCACAGGCCTATGAACTGATCGAATACGACCACAAGGGGCCGGTGCGTTCCGGCGCCACACGCACCTTCGTGGGCAGGATCATCAAGGATGGTATCGAGACCTCGGTCATTGGCCATGGCAATGGCCTGATCTCCAGCGCCGTGCGCGGGCTCAATTCGCACTATGATCTGGGCCTTGAAGTGGTCGATTACGCCGAACACGCGCTCAATGTCGGCAGCGAAAGCCAGGCGGTGGCCTATGTCGAGTGCAGGGCCGGCGACCGCACGGTCTTTGGCGTCGGCATTGATCATGATGTCGCCACGGCCAGCATCAAGGCGGTGCTTTCGGCCGCCAACGCCCTGAAGGTGTAGTTTTTAAGCTTTAACACGGAAAGGCATGGATGCCGCTGCGCGGCGAGACGGATAAGGCACGGATTTCAGGGTAATAGCCAAAGACCTATGCGCGCTCTTGTTATTATAGACGGCGAAGCCGTCATTCATAGCTACGGCAACTCACTAGCTTATAGAGCCCATAAAATCCGTGCCTTATCCGTCTTGATGCGCTTGCGCATCATCCGTGCCTTTCCGTGTTCAACTCTTTCCTACCTCGGATGCTCCCGGCGATATTGCACCAGGCTCTGAAAACCCCGCGCCCAGGCGCCGCGTTTGTGCGCGCGGGCGTCGGTCTCCTCATCCATATAGTCCAGCGTGAAGCTGCGGTAATCGACCGCCAGTCCGCGCCGCACCATCTCAGCCCCGAGATCAAGGCCTGACGGTAGCTTGCAGATCGCAACCATGCGGCCATACTGGTCATGATCCTGCTGCCGGCAGGTGATGATCTGGCCTTCAATAAGCCCACGCAAAGCAGACGTCGCCTCGACGCCGCAGCGAAAGCGGCCGCAGGTCTGATCGTGCTCGAAGGCATCTATCCCGAACAGGCGCACATGCCGGTGTTTGATCACCAGGGTGTCGCCATCGACGGCATAGGCGCTGCCGCTCACGACCGGCTGTTTCGCCAGCACCGGCCACGCCAGAACACTTAAGGCCAAACAGAGCGTAACCGAACGTGACATCTGAAACATGTGTTTACGGTTGCGCAAAACGTCCAAACCCTCTACTTGCCCGCCCATGATCACCAGCTTCGCCAACGCCTTCGCGCTCATCCATATTGACATCATGTCCAAGCTTATTTGGGCGTGCCAATCGCTTAACGTCAAGTCACTTGGCGTCAAGTCCGCTTCGCGCAAGGCCTCCTAGGCGACTGATCCGAACGATCGCGCCCCTACCCGTTTTACGGGGCGCCTGAGAGACACAAAGGCGCCCGCAAAGGCCCAGATGTCCGACCAGCCCATACAGAAAAGCCCGCTTTCAGCCCCGTGGTTATTGATCTGGGGCGGCTATATCCTGGCCATGCTGGGCGCGTTCCTTTTCGCCAGCAAGGGCATCTGGATCAAGCTGGCCTATGCCTACGATATCGACGCCTCAGCCCTGATGGCGCTGCGCCTGTCGATCGCCACGCCGTTCTTCGTCGTCTTCGGCATCCTGACCTTCCTGCGCGCCAGATCCAAAGGCACCAACACCCTGCCGCCGATCGACCGACAGCCGGGACTGTATATCCGCACGCTGCTGGTCGGCGCGCTTGGCTACTGGCTGGCCAGCTATACCGATTTCGAGAGCCTGACGACCCTATCGCCGCAATTCGAGCGCCTGATCCTCTTCACCTACCCCCTCTTCGTCATTCTGTTCGGCGCTATGTTCTTCAAGCAGCCTTTCCGCCTGAAGGCCGTATGGGCGTTTGCGATCAGCTACGCCGGGCTGGCGATGGTCTTCATCACCGACCTGAACGCGCACGGCTCGGCCATCGTGGTCGGCGCCCTGTGGTGCATGGTGTCGTCGGTGGCGTTTGCCATGTACCTGCTGCTGGCCAAGCCATTGATCAAGCGCATGGGGCCATCACTATTTACCTCGTGGGCGATGAGCGGCGCCGCCATCGCCACCGGCACGCACTTCCTGCTGGTGCACAAGATCAGCGACATCCACATGACGCCGCCACTGCTGACTCTGGTGATCGGACTGGCGATCGGCGCCACTGTCCTGCCGAGCTACCTGACCAATTTTGCGCTCAGCCGCATCTCGTCACAGGCCAATGCCGTGATCAGCTTCATCAATCCGATCTTCACTCTGGCCATGAGCGCGCTGATCCTCAACCAGCACATCAGCCCGTCGGATATCATCGGCACCCTGCTGGTTCTGACCGGGGTCGGCCTCTATATCTGGATCGACCAGCGCGCAACGCGGCGCGAGGCAGAAGCTCAGCTCGCGACATCCAAAGGATAGGCGTCCCGGGCAACGGTGGCGCTTGCATAGAGGTCTTGCGCCGTCAGTCCATTAACTGGATGCACCCAGTCCGTCGCGATCTCGGCCAGCGGCCCCATGACGAAGGCGCGCTCGGCGGCGCGCGGATGCGGCAGGACCAGCCCGTTTTCGCCTTCCAGCACCACGTCGCCATAGGCGATTAAATCGAGATCCAGCACGCGCGGCGTGTTCAGGCGGCCATCACGCACACGCCCGGAATCTTCTTCTACCCCGTGCAAAAGCTGCATTAAATCATTTGGTTGCAAATCAGTTGCAATTTGCAAGACGGCATTTAGATAGGGCGGATCGCTCGGATCCGGCCAGGCCTGCGACGACCACAGACGAGAAATTTTGTTCACAATTAATCCACGCGCTTCCAAATCCTTGACAAGGCGCGCGAAAGCTTGCGATGCAGTCTGTTGACCCGCCGACAGGTTTGAACCATAGGCGACAAAAATCGCCGTATTGCTGACGCTTCCCGCCATTTTAACCGCACATTCTCGTGGAATTATTTCACTATGAGCTTTTATCCCACCGACCGTATCGCGCTTTTTATTGATGGTGCCAACCTCTATTCGGCCGCCAAGGCGCTCAATTTCGACATCGACTATCGCAAGCTGCTCGATGAATTCAAAAAGCGCGGCATTCTGATCCGCGCCTACTATTATACCGCCCTGGTCGAGGGCGACGATTACTCGCCGATCCGCCCGCTTGTCGACTGGCTCGATTACAACGGCTTTTCCCTGATCACCAAATCGGCCCGGGAATATACCGATGCGCAAGGCCGCAAGCGCTGGCGCGGTGACATGGATATCGAAATCGCCTGTGACATGATGGAAATGGCCGAACACGCCGACCATCTGGTGCTGTTCTCCGGCGATGGTGACTTCCGCCGCCTGATCGAGTCCGTACAGCGTAAGGGCGCGCGCGTCACCGTCGTTTCCACCGTCAAGTCGTCGCCGCCCATGACCTCCGACGAACTGCGCCGTCAGGCCGATACCTTTGTCGATCTGGCCGATCTCGCCACTGTTGTCGGTCGTCCACGTTCCAGCCACGCCAATCCGCCGAAATTCCTCGGCACCGAGGATGATGACGACGACACGATTTGATGGCTTATCGGCGCAGGTGCATCTTGCCCGCCCTTTCCCCCTAAGGTTTGACGATGGATCTCGGTATCAGCGGACGTTACGCGCTTGTGTGCGCCTCCAGTCAGGGACTGGGCAAGGCCTGCGCGCTCGAACTGGCGAAAGCCGGCTGCACGGTGGTGATTAACGGCCGCGACGCGGACAAGCTGGAAGCGGTGGCGGAGGAAATACGCGCCGCGACGGGCGCTATCATCATCACGGTGGCCGGTGATGTCAGTCTGGCGGCAACGCAAAGCGCGCTGATAAGCGCGGTGCCGCAGGTCGATATTCTGGTCAATAACAATGGCGGTCCGCCCTTCCGCGACTTCCGCCAGATTGACCGCGCCGCCATGCTGGAAGGCGTGACCTGCAATATGGTGACGCCAATCGAACTGGTGCAGAAGGTGATCGACGGTATGGTGGCGCGTGGTTTCGGTCGCATCGTCAACATCACCTCGGGGTCGGTAAAGATGCCCTTGAGCGGTCTTGATCTGTCAAGCGGCGCCCGCCTTGGCCTGACCGGTTTTCTGGCCGGCGTGGCGCGCAGCGTGGCGCACGCCAATGTGACGATCAACTTTCTGCTGCCGGGTTCGTTCGATACTGCGCGCCAGACCAGCGGTTTGAGCAAGAAGGCTGCCGATCGCGGGGTAGATATCGCTACGGTCAAGGCCGAGAGCGAGGCAGGCATCCCAGCGAAACGGTTTGGCGAACCGTCAGAATTCGGCGCGGCCTGTGCGTTTTTATGCTCGGCGCAGGCCGGTTATATCACCGGGCAAAGCCTGCTGATCGACGGCGGCGCTTTTCCGGGTGTTGTGTAAGAAAAGACTTAACCACGGATGGCCGCAAGCGGCCTCACGGATGATGTGAGCACGCTCACATCTACACGGATAAAGGCACTGATATTTTGAATATCAGCTCACACCTTTGATTTTAGAATGGCGGCTTTGCCGTCCAAAAGGACTAGGCACAATCCCTAACGAATCAAGGTCATCCGGAAATCCGTGCCTATATCCGTGCAGATGCGCTTGCGCATCATCCGTGAGGCCACTTGCGGCCATCCGTGGCAAAAAACTACCCCTTATCCCGCATCAGGCGGGCTTTATCGCGCGCCCAGTCGCGGTCGGCGCTGGCTTCACGCTTGTCGTGCAGCTTCTTGCCCTTGGCGAGGGCGATTTCCAGCTTCACCAGGCCCTTGTCGTTGAAGAACAGCTTGGTCGGGATGATCGTCATGCCTTCGCGCTGGATGGCCACCATGAAACGGCTGATTTCTTTCCGATGGAGCAGCAGTTTGCGCGGCCGGCGCGGCTCGTGATTAAAGCGGTTGGCGTGGCCGTAGATCGGGATATCGGCATTGATTAGGCACAGTTCGTCGCCATTCTCGATGCTAACATAGGATTTAGCAATATTAGCCCGTCCCTGACGCAGCGCCTTGACCTCGGTGCCGGTCAGGGCGATCCCCGCCTCGGTATTCTGTTCGAGGAAATAATCGAACTTCGCCCGACGGTTATCGGCGATCACCTTATAGGTGCTGATAACATCCATTAGGCGGTGACCCGTTCCTGCCCCGCCAGCGGCAACCCGGCAAGAGCCATGGCCTGATCAACCAGCGGGCGCACGGCTTGCGAACAGGCGACGATCGGTAGACGCACCTCATCACTGCAGAGACCAAGGCGGCTCATGGCGTACTTGGTGGGCGACGGTGAGGAATCGGCGAACAAAACCTTGTGCAGTGTAATCAGCTTGTCCTGCCACTGCAGCGCTGCCTCATAAGCGTTCTGGACGACCGCCTCATACATGGCCACCACCTGCGCCGGCGCGACGTTCGAGGTCACCGAAATGACACCGTGACCGCCGTGCGCCAGATAGCCGAGCAGGGTCGGGTCATCGCCGGAGATATAGGAGAAGTCGCCTTCAATCATCAGACGCATCTGGCTGATCCGTTCCAGATCACCGGTAGCATCCTTGATGCCGACGATGTTCGGCAGTTTGGCGAGGCGCGCCACGGTCTCGTTGCTCATATCCACGACGGTACGACCGGGCACATTGTACAGCAGGGCCGGAATCTGGACATTGTCATTCAGCGCCTTGAAGTGCTGGTACAGGCCTTCCTGCGACGGCTTGTTATAATAGGGCGCGACGACCAGGACGGCATCGGCGCCGACCTCCTTGGCGTGATGGGCCAGTTCCAGCGTCTCGGCGGTATTGTTCGAGCCGGCGCCGGCGATCACCTTGATACGCCCCGCCACCTTTTCGACGCACAGCTTCACGACGGCGCGATGCTCTTCCATGGTCAGGGTCGAGGTCTCGCCCGTGGTGCCCACCGGCACAATGCCGTGCACGCCGCCGGCGATCTGAAACTCGACCAGTTTCTCCAGCGCCGCATAATCGACCTCGCCACCCTTGAAGGGCGTCACCAGAGCGGTAATTACGCCGCGGAAAAGGGGTTGTGCAGCTCTGTCGGTCATCGTCATCTTGTCTTCTGGCTCTCATCTCACCGCAAACACGGAAAGTTGTGGCTTTTCGGCCATCTCCGGCTTTGGATTATATGAAAATAGCCATAGATAAGCAAAGCCATCGTCGCAATGGCTTTCTAAAAAGAAACTATATCTATAGTCTGGCTATGCATAACTTTTGGCCAGATACAGGAATTTTATGACCCAGCCTGACCGACAGACCATCGCCACCCTCGCCCGCAAAATCGCCCTCGCCATGGGGGTCAGCGCCCTGAGTTCTGGGCGCCCTGCAGCCGGTGGCGGCGCAGGACGATACCTTGCAGGATGCAGCCGCACCGCCGGCCGATACCGCCCGTCCCTATATTCCCTCCACCCTGTCCGGCAACGATTCCGCCCTGTTGCAGCAGGCGCTTTCGGCCGCCAAGTCGCGTAATTTCTCCCAGGCTGATTCGCTGGCCTCCGGTTTGAGCAGCCCGGTGGCGCGCAAGATCGTCACCTGGACCATCATCAACAACGACGGCAATATCTATAGCTTCGCCGCGCTCGATGCCGCCCGCCGCGACCTGTGGGGCTGGCCGCGCGAAGCGAAACGCCAGATCGCCGCCGAAAAACTGATCGGCCTGTCGGGCATGACCGCGCAGCAAACCGTCGACTGGTTCAAGGGCTCGCCGCCGCAAACCACCGAAGGCGCGACCGCCCTGATCACCGCCTATGGCAATCTGACCCGCACCGAAGAGGCGCGCGCCCTGGCCAAAAGCTGGTGGCGCACCAAGGTGTTCGACGCCCTGCCGCAAGCCAACTTCTATCAGGCCTTCAGCACCTATCTCACTCAGGATGACCATCAGGCGCGCCTGACCTGCCTCGAACTCAACTACCAGAGCGGCAATTCGCAGGCGATCCGCGACATGACCGCTTATGTCGGCCAGCATCAGGCCGATATCGCCAACGCCGTCATTGCCATGCGCACCAGTTCGGCCAGCGGCGACTCCCTCTATCAGAACGCCCTGAACGGCGATCTGCATAATTCAACCCTCGCCTTCGCCCGCGCCAAGTATCTGGCCGGCAAGGGGCTGGAGCCGCTCGGTTTCGCCCTGCTGGCCGACCTGCCGCCGGCCTCGGCCAGCCCGGACGCCGCCTCGCAGCTCTATTCGCTGCGCTGGGGCTATTTCAAAGCAGCCCTCAAGGCGCGCAATTATCGCGCCGCCTATGACGCTATGAAGGGCGGCGGTTTCGAGGCAGGGGAAAGCAAGGCCGAGGCCGAGTTCTTCGCCGGCTGGGTGGCGCTCATCAAATTGAACGACCCTGACACGGCCATCCGCCATTTTCACGAACTGGCCACGGCCGGCACCTCGCCCATCACGCAAGGGCGCGCCAACTACTGGCTGGGCCGCGCCTATGAAGCGCGCAACCGTCCGGCAACCAACGGCGTCGATGCCGACGCCACTCTGGCGCAGCGTTATTATGCGCAGGGCGGCCAGTATATCTATGCCTTCTATGGCCAGATGGCGGCTGAAAAAGCCGGCATCAAGACCATCACGCTTGGCAAGGACCCGGTGCCGAGCCAGGCGGACCGCGACCGCTTCGAGAGCCGTGACCTGATCAAGGCGGCGCGTCTGCTCGGTTCGACCGGCGAACTGGACCTGTTCCGCGCCATCGTGCTTCACCTCGATGACGTGCTGCCCAATGCCGAGGAAGAGGCCCTGCTGGTCGATCTGGTCGGTGCTTACGACTTGCAACTTATGGCCATGAAGGTGGCGCGCGTTTCGATGCAGCGCGGTTTCTATATCCCCGAACGCGCCTATCCGCTGCGCTCGGTTCCCAATGTACCGGGACCGGAAAAAGCCTTCGTGCTGGCCATCACCCGCCAGGAATTGAGCTTCGATCCGAGCGTCCGCTCCCACGCCAACGCACGCGGCATGATGCAGCTTATCCCGTCCACCGCGCGTGCCGTCGCCAACCGTCTCAATATGGGCTACAGCGACTCCCAGCTTTACGAGCCGGAATACAATATGACGCTCGGCACCTATCACCTCGGTGAACTGGTCGATCGTTTCGACGGCTCCTACGTCATGGCGGCAGCCGGTTATAATGCCGGCCCGAGCCGGATGAAGACCTGGGTAGCCGACTGTGGCGATCCGCGTGGCGCCACGGCCGACGCCCTGTCGTTTATCGAGTGCCACCCCTTCACCGAAACGCGCAACTACATGATGCGCGTGACGGAAAACATGCGTGTCTATCGTGCCCGACTGGCCGGTGGCACCGCCCCCCTGACCGCCATGGCCGATGTCCAGCGCGGCTTCCCCGGCCCGATAGGTGCGTTCGACACGCCGGAATTCAGCGACACGCCGTCGCCGGATGCGCCGATCGGCTATCTCGATTATCAGAAAGCACAGACTACCAATCCGGCAGCCGCGGCCGCCCTGACCACACCGGCCAGTGGCGTCATGGCGCCCGTGGCGGATCCGAAGCCGTCAGCCAAGCCCGTCAAGGATACCCGGAAGAAGGCCGTGGCTGAGAAAAAGAAGAAGAAAGCCCCACCGGCGAAGAAGACAAAAAAGAAAAAGAAGAAGGACTAAAGAAGAGGCCTAAAGAAGAGGCCTAAAGAAGAGGTAAGCTTTCCAGCCGGAGGGTGCGCTGGCCATCACCCGATACCAGTTCGCCCTTCAGGTTAAACACTTCGGATAACAGTTCGGGAACAAAGATGTTTTCGGGCGTATCCATCCTCACCAGCTTACCCTTGTGCATCAGCAGAACCTGATCGGCGAACTGCGCCGCCAGGTGAAGATCATGCAGGCTGAGGATGACGGTCTGGCCGGCTTCGGCGCGTTGTTTGAGCCGGATCAGCACCTGCCTTTGCCACGCCGGATCGAGCGCGATCAGCGGCTCATCGAGCAGGAACACCTCCGCCGGACTGACCAGAACCCGCGCCAGCAGCACACGCGCACGCTGCCCGCCGGAGAGGCCGAAGACGCCGCGATCCGACACCTCCTGTAAACCCAGTGCCTGCAATTCCGCGAAAGACTTTTGCCGCGCCAGATCTGGCGTCAGGTGCTGCGCGCCCAGGGCCGCGACATCGACACAAGCCAGATCCCAGGCGATGCTGCGATCCTGCGGCAGATAGGCGATGCTTTCGGCGCGCCGCGCCGGCGTCTGGCCGGCCAGCTCATCGCCGTTGAAGCGGATCAAGCCATCTTTCAACGGCAGCAGGCTGGCCATGGCCTTGAGGAGGGTCGTCTTGCCGGCGCCATTGGGCCCCACCAGCACATAGAGCTTGCCGGAGGTCAGATCGGCCGAGACATCGTGCACCACGGTCTCCTGGCCCAATTTGACGCTGACATTCGTGAGGGTAAGCTGCGACATCAGTCCTGCATCCATGAACGGGCGCTCTTGTAGGCGAGGATGGCGAACAGAGGCGCGCCAACCAGCGAGGTCAGGACGCCCAGACGCACATCGGCCGTCGGCGGCATCAGGCGGATCAGGCCGTCCGAGACAATGACCATCAGAGCGCCGGTCAGGGCGGAGGGCCAGATCAGCAGATACGGATCCTTGATACCAAAGGCGCGCACCAGATGCGGCGCGGCCAGCCCGACAAAACCTATCACCCCGGCCACCGAAACCGACAGGCCGGCC
The window above is part of the Asticcacaulis sp. MM231 genome. Proteins encoded here:
- the leuA gene encoding 2-isopropylmalate synthase, encoding MMLTNPDTKYRPFSLGVNMSDRTWPDKVTTKAPRWLSTDLRDGNQALADPMDVDKKLMFFKLLLSVGLKEIEVGFPSASQTEFDFVRKLIEENLIPDDVTIQVLTQSREDLIKRSFEALRGAKKAIVHLYNATSPLFRRVVFNMDKPDVLALARKGMGLLVAEAAAQPETEWGFEYSPETFTATEPEFALEVCNAVIEVVQPTPLKPLILNLPATVEVAGPHTYADQIEWFCRHISKRDSVVISLHPHNDRGTGTAAAELALLAGADRIEGCLFGNGERTGNVDLVTLALNLYTQGVSPELDFSHMREVVKTVEHCNNIPVHPRHPYAGELVFTAFSGSHQDAIKKGFAAHEKRNDGYWEMPYLPIDPADLGESYEAVIRVNSQSGKGGIAWILEQNHGLKLPRRFQVDFSKKIQDITDASAKEVSGTDLWDAFQAAYHLTGPQAYELIEYDHKGPVRSGATRTFVGRIIKDGIETSVIGHGNGLISSAVRGLNSHYDLGLEVVDYAEHALNVGSESQAVAYVECRAGDRTVFGVGIDHDVATASIKAVLSAANALKV
- a CDS encoding thermonuclease family protein, with the translated sequence MMSIWMSAKALAKLVIMGGQVEGLDVLRNRKHMFQMSRSVTLCLALSVLAWPVLAKQPVVSGSAYAVDGDTLVIKHRHVRLFGIDAFEHDQTCGRFRCGVEATSALRGLIEGQIITCRQQDHDQYGRMVAICKLPSGLDLGAEMVRRGLAVDYRSFTLDYMDEETDARAHKRGAWARGFQSLVQYRREHPR
- a CDS encoding DMT family transporter, yielding MSDQPIQKSPLSAPWLLIWGGYILAMLGAFLFASKGIWIKLAYAYDIDASALMALRLSIATPFFVVFGILTFLRARSKGTNTLPPIDRQPGLYIRTLLVGALGYWLASYTDFESLTTLSPQFERLILFTYPLFVILFGAMFFKQPFRLKAVWAFAISYAGLAMVFITDLNAHGSAIVVGALWCMVSSVAFAMYLLLAKPLIKRMGPSLFTSWAMSGAAIATGTHFLLVHKISDIHMTPPLLTLVIGLAIGATVLPSYLTNFALSRISSQANAVISFINPIFTLAMSALILNQHISPSDIIGTLLVLTGVGLYIWIDQRATRREAEAQLATSKG
- the folK gene encoding 2-amino-4-hydroxy-6-hydroxymethyldihydropteridine diphosphokinase, which produces MAGSVSNTAIFVAYGSNLSAGQQTASQAFARLVKDLEARGLIVNKISRLWSSQAWPDPSDPPYLNAVLQIATDLQPNDLMQLLHGVEEDSGRVRDGRLNTPRVLDLDLIAYGDVVLEGENGLVLPHPRAAERAFVMGPLAEIATDWVHPVNGLTAQDLYASATVARDAYPLDVAS
- a CDS encoding NYN domain-containing protein, with amino-acid sequence MSFYPTDRIALFIDGANLYSAAKALNFDIDYRKLLDEFKKRGILIRAYYYTALVEGDDYSPIRPLVDWLDYNGFSLITKSAREYTDAQGRKRWRGDMDIEIACDMMEMAEHADHLVLFSGDGDFRRLIESVQRKGARVTVVSTVKSSPPMTSDELRRQADTFVDLADLATVVGRPRSSHANPPKFLGTEDDDDDTI
- a CDS encoding SDR family oxidoreductase — its product is MDLGISGRYALVCASSQGLGKACALELAKAGCTVVINGRDADKLEAVAEEIRAATGAIIITVAGDVSLAATQSALISAVPQVDILVNNNGGPPFRDFRQIDRAAMLEGVTCNMVTPIELVQKVIDGMVARGFGRIVNITSGSVKMPLSGLDLSSGARLGLTGFLAGVARSVAHANVTINFLLPGSFDTARQTSGLSKKAADRGVDIATVKAESEAGIPAKRFGEPSEFGAACAFLCSAQAGYITGQSLLIDGGAFPGVV
- the smpB gene encoding SsrA-binding protein SmpB → MDVISTYKVIADNRRAKFDYFLEQNTEAGIALTGTEVKALRQGRANIAKSYVSIENGDELCLINADIPIYGHANRFNHEPRRPRKLLLHRKEISRFMVAIQREGMTIIPTKLFFNDKGLVKLEIALAKGKKLHDKREASADRDWARDKARLMRDKG
- the dapA gene encoding 4-hydroxy-tetrahydrodipicolinate synthase, with the protein product MTDRAAQPLFRGVITALVTPFKGGEVDYAALEKLVEFQIAGGVHGIVPVGTTGETSTLTMEEHRAVVKLCVEKVAGRIKVIAGAGSNNTAETLELAHHAKEVGADAVLVVAPYYNKPSQEGLYQHFKALNDNVQIPALLYNVPGRTVVDMSNETVARLAKLPNIVGIKDATGDLERISQMRLMIEGDFSYISGDDPTLLGYLAHGGHGVISVTSNVAPAQVVAMYEAVVQNAYEAALQWQDKLITLHKVLFADSSPSPTKYAMSRLGLCSDEVRLPIVACSQAVRPLVDQAMALAGLPLAGQERVTA
- a CDS encoding lytic transglycosylase domain-containing protein, with the translated sequence MQDAAAPPADTARPYIPSTLSGNDSALLQQALSAAKSRNFSQADSLASGLSSPVARKIVTWTIINNDGNIYSFAALDAARRDLWGWPREAKRQIAAEKLIGLSGMTAQQTVDWFKGSPPQTTEGATALITAYGNLTRTEEARALAKSWWRTKVFDALPQANFYQAFSTYLTQDDHQARLTCLELNYQSGNSQAIRDMTAYVGQHQADIANAVIAMRTSSASGDSLYQNALNGDLHNSTLAFARAKYLAGKGLEPLGFALLADLPPASASPDAASQLYSLRWGYFKAALKARNYRAAYDAMKGGGFEAGESKAEAEFFAGWVALIKLNDPDTAIRHFHELATAGTSPITQGRANYWLGRAYEARNRPATNGVDADATLAQRYYAQGGQYIYAFYGQMAAEKAGIKTITLGKDPVPSQADRDRFESRDLIKAARLLGSTGELDLFRAIVLHLDDVLPNAEEEALLVDLVGAYDLQLMAMKVARVSMQRGFYIPERAYPLRSVPNVPGPEKAFVLAITRQELSFDPSVRSHANARGMMQLIPSTARAVANRLNMGYSDSQLYEPEYNMTLGTYHLGELVDRFDGSYVMAAAGYNAGPSRMKTWVADCGDPRGATADALSFIECHPFTETRNYMMRVTENMRVYRARLAGGTAPLTAMADVQRGFPGPIGAFDTPEFSDTPSPDAPIGYLDYQKAQTTNPAAAAALTTPASGVMAPVADPKPSAKPVKDTRKKAVAEKKKKKAPPAKKTKKKKKKD
- a CDS encoding ABC transporter ATP-binding protein, producing the protein MSQLTLTNVSVKLGQETVVHDVSADLTSGKLYVLVGPNGAGKTTLLKAMASLLPLKDGLIRFNGDELAGQTPARRAESIAYLPQDRSIAWDLACVDVAALGAQHLTPDLARQKSFAELQALGLQEVSDRGVFGLSGGQRARVLLARVLVSPAEVFLLDEPLIALDPAWQRQVLIRLKQRAEAGQTVILSLHDLHLAAQFADQVLLMHKGKLVRMDTPENIFVPELLSEVFNLKGELVSGDGQRTLRLESLPLL